The DNA window GCCACAGTCAGGCTGGACTTCCACGCAAAGCCTTGTCCCGCTTGGGTCTTAGTCTAGCGACGTTGTCCCTCCTAAGGGGAAGGTCGCCCGTTCGAATCGGGCCGGGGTCACCAGGATCGATTGGATGGACGCTTGCTCTCGGTGCATTGCTGAGCGAGGTCATCGATTGCCTGAGCGATCATTTGCCGCCTGATGGGCCTGTATGAAGTCCACATAGATCCGCGTCACTGAGACCGGCATTACCTGGACTGGTGACGTCGTCGATCGCGGCGAGGATTCGCTGATCGTGGCGTCGCCGGTAAAGAATCTGGCACGCAGCAGGAGACTGCGCTCTTAATGTAGTGCAGCGCCCTCCAGGTGACGTAGAGACGCTGGACATCGAGCGGCTGCAGCCGGATGTCATCTTCGCCTGCCTAGTGAGCGGTTTTGATACGCCCAGGGTTCCGTAGACATCTCAAGGCCATGGAAAATGGCAGATTCGGAGGTGTCCATGAGCAGCAAGCGGTATAAGGATGAGTTCAAGATCGAAGCGGTCCGACAAGTGACCGATCGTGGGTTCAAGGTGGCAGAAGTCGCCGAGCGACTGGGTGTGACCACGCACAGCCTCTACGCCTGGCTACGCAAGTTCGGCAAGCCTGGCGTGGTGCAGCGCGCCGAGGCGGACCAGAGCGCCGAGGTTCGGCGTCTGAAGGCAGAGTTGCGTCGAGTGACCGATGAGCGCGACATCCTAAAAGGCCGCCGCGTACTTTGCCAAGGGGTAAAGGCAAAGTACGCGTTCATGCAGGCCCATCGCAGCGAATTCAGGCTGTGCGCGATGTGTCGGGTGTTGCGCGTCAACCGGGCGGGTTACTACGCCTGGTTACGCTCGCCCGACAGTGAGCGCGCCAAGGAAGATGAGCGCTTGCTGGGATTGATCAAGCACCACTGGCTGGCCAGCGGCAGCGTCTATGGGCATCGCAAGATCGCCCAGGATCTGCGCGATCTGGGGGAACGTTGCAGTCGCCATCGGGTGCATCGGCTGATGCGCACCGAGGGACTGCGTGCCCAGGTGGGCTATGGTCGCAAACCGCGCTTCCATGGAGGAATGCAGTGCAAGGCGGCGGCCAACCTGCTGGACCGACAGTTCGACGTGACGAAGCCGGACACGGCCTGGGCGAGCGATTTCACCCGATGACTGGCAGAGTTTCCTGGCTTCCCATGGCTTGGTGTGCAGCATGAGTCGGCGTGGCAACTGCCACGACAATGCACCCGTGGAGAGCTTCTTCGGCCTGCTCAAACGCGAGCGGATCAGGCGGCGGATCTATTCCACCAAAGAGGCCGCACGCACCGAGGTGTTCGACTACATCGAAATGTTCTACAACCCAAAACGCCGTCATGGTTCAACTGGCGACCTGTCGCCTGTAGAGTTCGAGCGGCGCTACGCGCAACGAGGGTCATGAGTGTCTACGGAACCCTGAGCGTATCAGACTAGCCTGACTCGTCATGAAAACGGCTCAGGAAATGCTCACCACTTACCAGCAGGCAGAGATTGCCGTGCTGCAGGGGCAGAGCTTCCGTTTCGGCGAGCGCATGCTCACCCGCGCGGATCTGGCTGAGATTCGGAAGGGACACCACGAATGGCAGGCCGCCGTGGATCGAGCGGCTGGGGCAGGTCGTAGTGCTCGCTGGGCTACCGTCGATTTCGGTGGCCGGACTTGATGGCCTCCGCATGCATCGCCCGCGACCGCCTTGGCGTCGCTCGCCTCATCATTCCTGCTGACCTTGTGACTCGCATCGACCACCTCGGCGATGGCGACGATCTGTTGCCTGATGCGAAGTGACGCCAGCAGTGTATGACGCCTCGCGCAGAGCGATCCCATCAACTGAGTGGCATCTGTCGATGCAGCATGACGCACTGAGCACTGTCGAAACTTGCGCATGGCACCCCCCCAAGGTCGCTGCAAAAGTTTCCATGGCAATCAATTGCTTGCGGGCATACCGCTTAAATCCCTGAGCGGCAAGGTTTTCTGTTCCGTGTGTTGAGCGCGCGTGTCCGCTCATTCACGCAGTGCTTGACAGCCTTCGCCCCGGTGATGTCTTTTGCACACATGCGTAACGCCTCCGCCACCGCTTCGCTTCTCTGCCAGCCGCACCTGCGGCAGTGCGCGCGCGTTGCCGACATTAGCATCAACATTACCACCGCCACCATTCGCCCGGTGCGGCCCGTCGTCTTCGCGTAACTTCCGAAAACAACGGCCCCGCACCCGGATCAGGATGCGGAGGTCTCCCTCTCTCACCTGAAGCGGACGGGGCCTCCCCAAATGAGGTCTGTCGATGTCATCGCTTGCTGTTTCGTTCGAACCTGCTGCTGTTTTGGCGTCCTCTACGCGCGCTGTCGTACACAAGTTTGGCGGCACCTCTGTGGCCGATGCCGAGCGTTATCGGCACGTTGCGCAGTTGTTGCTGGCCCGCGACGAGACGGTACAGGTCACCGTGGTGTCGGCGATGAAGGGCGTGACCGATGCATTGATCGAACTGGCCGAACTGGCGGCGCAGAACCGCCCCGAGTGGCGCGAGCGCTGGCATGAAACGCGTGCACGCCATCGGGGTGCAGCGGTGGCCTTGCTGGGCGAGCAGTCCGGGCCGACGGTGGAATGGTTGGATGAGCACTTCGAGCATCTATCGCAGATCCTCGGCGCGCTGGCAGTGATCGGCGAGCTGCCGCGCGAGGTGCTTGATCGCGTGCAAGGCCTGGGCGAGGTGTATTCGGCGCAATTGCTCGGCGATCACTTTCGCGCGATTGGCGAGGATTGCGCGGTGCTGGACGCGCGCGATGTGCTGGTGGTCAATCGCGGCGAGTTGGGCGTGGATGTGGATTGGGAAGTGAGTGCGCAGCGCCTGGCAACCTGGCGCCAGACGCATCCGCAGACGCGCGTGGTGGTCACCGGCTTTGTGGCGCGCGATCGCGCCGACCGCATGACCACGTTGGGGCGCAACGGCAGCGATTATTCCGGTGCGATCTTCGCGGCGCTGTTCGATGCCGATGAACTGCATATCTGGACCGATGTGGATGGTGTGCTGTCGGCCGATCCGCGCGTGGTGCCAGAAGCGGTGCAGCTGGAAACATTGAGCTACGACGAGGCCTGCGAGCTGGCGTATTTCGGCGCGAAGGTGGTGCATCCGCAGACCATGTCGCCGGCGATTGAACGCGGGTTGCCGATCATCATCCGCAATACGTTTCAGCCGGAACATCCGGGCACGCGCATCACCGCGCGCAGCGCGGTGAGCGGGCCGATCAAGGGGCTGACCTTGAGCCCGGATCTGGCGGTACTGAATCTGGAAGGTACCGGTCTGATCGGTGTGCCGGGCACGGCCGAGCGCGTGTTTGCCGCCTTGCGCACGGCGCAGGTATCGGTGGTGATGATCTCGCAGGGATCGTCCGAGCATTCGATCTGCTGCGTGGTCAAACAGCGCGAATCCGAGTGTGCGCGCAATGCGTTGTTGCAGACGTTTGCGCATGAACTCGCGGTCGGTCAGGTGCAGCGAGTGCAGCTGACCAGCGGCGTCAGCGTGCTGGCCGCGGTCGGCGATGGCATGGCCGGGCAGCCCGGCGTGGCGGCGCGTTTGTTCGAATCGTTGGGGCGCGCGCAGGTCAATATTCTGGCGATCGCGCAGGGTTCGTCGGAGCGCAATATCTCGGTGGCGATCGATGCGGCACATGCGACCAAGGCGTTGCGTGCGGCGCATGCGGGCTTCTGGTTGTCGCCGCAGACGTTTTCGGTGGGCGTGATCGGGCCGGGCAACGTGGGCGCTGCGTTATTGGATCAGCTGCGCATTGCGCAACCGCAATTGTTGAGCAAAGCCAACCTGGATCTGCGCTTGCGTGCGATGGTGTCGCGCAGCCGCATGTTGCTCGATGAGCGTGGCCTGGTCGGCAACTGGCGCGATGCGTTCGCCTCCTCGGCCACTGCTACCGATCTGGAGCGCTTCACCGCGCATCTTCTGTCTGCGCATCTGCCGCATACGGTGATCATCGATTGCAGCGGCAGCGCCGAGGTGGCCGACCGTTATGCGGGTTGGTTGGCGGCTGGCATTCATGTGGTAACGCCGAACAAACAGGCCGGCTCAGGCTCGTTGGAACGCTACCAGGCGATCCGTGCTGCAGCCGATGCCAGCGGCGCACGCTTTCGCTATGAGGCCACGGTAGGTGCGGGGCTGCCGGTGATCACTACGCTGCGCGATCTGGTCGACACTGGTGACACGGTGACTTCGATCGAAGGCATTTTCTCCGGCACCCTAGCCTGGCTGTTCAATAAGTACGACGGCAGCGTGCCGTTCGCCCAACTGGTCACGCAGGCACGTGGCATGGGCTATACCGAGCCAGATCCGCGCGATGATCTGTCCGGTGTGGACGTTGCGCGCAAGCTGGTGATCCTGGCACGCGAAGCCGGGCGAGAAATCAGTCTGGAAGATGTGCGGGTGGAAAGCTTGGTGCCCGACACGCTGCGTCAGGCCAGCGTGGACGATTTCATGGCGCGCCTGCATGAAGTGGATGCGGCATTGGCGCAGCGTCTGGCCGATGCACATGCGCGCGGCAACGTGTTGCGTTATGTCGCGCAGTTGCCGCCTGATTGCGCGCCCAGTGTCGGTCTTGTCGAACTGCCTGCCGATCATGCGTTCGCTAATTTGCGCTTGACCGACAACGTAGTGCAGTTCACTACGCGCCGTTACTGCGAGAACCCACTGGTGGTGCAAGGCCCAGGTGCAGGGCCCGAGGTCACTGCGGCGGGTGTGTTTGCCGATCTGCTGCGGGTGGCGGCGGGCGAGGGAGCTCGGCTGTGAGCGAGGCGCAGGTAGTGCTGGCGCCAAGTGGTGCAGTGCGCCAAGCGCGCGCGTTCGCACCGGCGTCGGTGGCCAATGTTGCGGTGGGTTTCGATTTGCTCGGTTACGCGCTGGAAGGCGTTGGCGACACCGTGACCGTGCGCCGTCTCGATGCGCCGCAGGTGCGTATCGCTGCGATCCGCGGTACGACCGTGGAGTTGCCTCTGGAGGCCGAGCGCAACACCGCTGGCACGGCGCTGATCGCATTGCGCACAGCATTGGCGTTGCCGTTCGGCTTCGAGTTGGAGATCGACAAAGGCATCCCGCTCAGTTCCGGCATGGGCGGTTCGGCGGCCTCATGCGTCGCGGCGTTGGTGGCAGCCAATGCGTTGCTGGACACCCCGTTGTCGCGCGATCAGCTATACCTGTATGCGTTAGAAGGCGAGGCAGTCGCCAGCGGCAGCCGTCACGGCGACAACCTCGGTCCGATGTTGCTGGGCGGGTTGGTGCTGTCAACGCTGGAGCGGATGGTGCCGGTGCCGGTGCCGGAGACCTGGCACAGCTTGCTGGTGCATCCGGATGCGGTGTTGGAGACGCGCCGCGCGCGCGCCGCGCTGGCTGGCGACTACAGGCTTGCCGACTTCGTCGCGCAGAGCGCCAACCTTGGCCTAGTTCTGGCAGGATGCCACGCCGGGGACGAGGCGCTGGTGCGATCGGGCTTGCGCGATGTGCTGATCGAGCCGCGGCGTGCGCCGCTGATCGTCGGCTTCGCTGCAGTCAAAGCTGCGGCACTGGCAGCAGGCGCCATGGGAGCAAGTATTTCCGGCGCCGGCCCCAGCGTGTTCGCGTGGTTCGCCACGCGTGCAGCGGCGGAGTCAGCCGCTCCTGCGCTGCAGGCGGCATTCGCCGATGCCGGTTTCGACAGCCAGAGTTGGGTGTCGGCATTGAACTGCCCAGGTGCCAGACTGCTGCAATGAATTCCGGAGAGTGCTGCTCTGGTTTCTCCGATTTTAAGGGAGCGGGCTGTTTGTGATTCCCGGTATGAGCCATTTTACCGGCGGGCCCGGCACCTCGGCCTTTGGCGGGCTCTACGGCGCGCCCGGCTTGGCTAACGATCGCCAGCACGATGTGCTGTCCGCCATGGAGGCATGGGTTGAGCAAAGCATCGCGCCAGACCGCATCGTCGCAGCAAAATATGTCAAAGACGACCCGGCTCAGGGTGTCGTCCGCAAGCGACCGCTCTGTTCGTATCCGCAATCGGCGAAATGGACGGGCCAGGGCAATTCGGACAATGCACAGAACTTCGGGTGTATCGATGGTCCGCGTAGTGCCTATTGCGGCGGTGTGGAGCCTGCACGGTTGAGCTGAGCATGCACGTGCAGATCTATTGATGTCAGCGGTCGTGCGTTTGATTGGGCGTGCGTCCGCTGGCTTTCTACCTAGCACTCCAGGCGAACGTTCGCCTGGAGTGCTCTGGATCCGGCGCGTACGGGCGGGCGATGCGAGCGTGTTTCCGATACATGCCCCCACGCCGCAGCGTGGCGCAGCGATCTTCGCCATCTGCGATCTTGGTCGCGATCGCCTTGCCATCCCGTTTGCTGATGTTTGCGTTGTGTTGTGTTGCCGGCTTGGCAGTGGTCTAGGCGCCATTGACCGTGTGGCCGATCGCACGCGACCGGCCTTCTTTCTTCATTGCGATTTGGATCAGCCGCACCGGCTGGCCCTGATTGCTCGCGCGGGCACCAGCTTGCTCTCATGCGCGAGCGTGTGCCTGCGGTGTCGTACCATCTGTTGTCTGGTTGCGCGCATGCCGTGCCGTGCCGTGCCGCGCGGCATTCGGCGCTCAGCCCACCGCAACTCAGGTGATCTGCACCACCGGCGTCAGAGCAGTGCAATTGGCAATGCCGGCCTGGAGTTACGCCACACGCAGTAGGCAGGGATATTGAATGCTTCCTGCGAATCTCAGAAAATACGGCACATCGTGAGAAGCGGCACGTGCGTGTCGCGATACTGGGTTTGATCGAATTGGGCGCTATCTAGGCTCAGCTGCATTACGCCGACCTTGAGCAATGGCCGACTCCACTGGAAAGTGCGCGTGGCGCCGCGACCGGTGATCGAGTGCTCAGCGGGGGGGGGGCATGGCGGGCCGCTGAACGCCGTGTTCTCATACTCGTTTGGCATTTGCCTGTTTTTGATCTGTCTGGAGTTTGCATGATTTTTATCTCCACCCGTGGCGGTGCGCCCGCCGCCAGCCTGAGCCAAGCCATCGCCAGCGGCTTGGCGCCGGACGGCGGCCTGTATGTGCCGCAGATGCTGCCGCGTGCACGCACGCTGGAAGCTGGCGCCTGTCTGGCCAAGACCGCCGCCACGTTACTGCAGCCGTTCTTCGACGGCGACGCGCTGTCGGCGGCGTTGCCGGCGATCTGCGCCGAGGCCTTCGACTTTCCCGCGCCATTGGTGTCTCTGTCCACACCCGGAGACTATGCGTTGGAGCTATTTCATGGGCCGACGGCTGCGTTTAAGGATTTCGGTGCCCGCTTTTTGGTGGCCTGCCTGACCCGCTTGCGCCGTGCCGAGGACCGGCCGCTCACCATTCTGGTTGCCACCTCAGGTGATACCGGCGCTGCCGTGGCAGCTGCGTTTCACCGTCAACCGGGCTTGCGTGTGGTTGTGCTCTATCCCGATGGCCGTGTGTCGCCGCGGCAGGCGCATCAGTTGGGCTGCTTCGGCGACAACATCCAGGCCTTGCGCGTAGCCGGCTCGTTCGACGATTGCCAGGCAATGGTCAAGCAGGCCTTGAACGATGCCGCGTTGCAGACGCAAGTGCCGCTGAGTTCGGCCAACAGCATCAGCCTGGGGCGCTTGCTGCCGCAGATGAGCTACTACGCGCATGCCGCCCTGCAGCATCATGCCGCGTCGGGTGGCGTGCTGAATCTGGTGGTGCCCACTGGCAACCTGGGCAACGGGCTGGCGGCGATCCTGGCGCGCGCGCTCGGCGTGCCGCTGGGCCGTATCGCGCTGGCCTCCAACGCCAATCATGTGTTGCCGGATTACTTCGCCGGCAACCAATACACGCCGCAGCCCAGCGTAGCCACGCTGGCCAATGCGATGGACGTGGGCGCACCCAGCAACTTCGAACGGCTGCGCTGGCTATACGAAGGCGACGATGCCGCGCTGCGCGAAGCATTCCGTGCGTTGTCGGTGGACGATGCGGCGATCCGCCACACCGTGCATCAACGCTTTGCGCGCTATGGCGAGGTGCATTGCCCACACACCGCCACCGCCGTGCATGTGCTCGAACAACTGCGCGCAGAAGGGGGCGAGGGTGGGACGGGCGACTGGGCGGTGGCAGCTACCGCCCATCCAGCCAAGTTCGAGGGCGTAGTGGAGCCGTTGATCGGGCGTGAGGTGCAAGTGCCGCCCGCGCTGGCCGCACTGCTGCAGCGTCCCGCACACGCCGAAACGCTTGCGCCGGACTACGCCGTTTTCCGGCAGCGTCTGCTTGCGGATGCTGCCTGACCGAACGTGTTCAGTCGTCAGGGGTTGGAAAGTGCGGCGCATGCGGTTATTTCTAGGCGGTGCGGCCCCGCTGTGGCGCCGCGTTCGATGTGGGTTGTTGCATGTCTTATCGAGTGATCGCCGTTGCCGCCGCGTTCTGCGGGCTGGCAGCGGCAGCGGCAGCGCCGGCCGGTGCGGCTGATGCTATTTCCGCCTCCACCGTGTCGCCGCAAAGCGCGCCGCGCGTGGGATTGGTCGATGCGCTGGCGCGCCAGGCGCCCTCGCTGGACCGCCAGGTGCTGGCGCTGGCCGCCGGGGCGCTGCAATGCGCCCGTCAGTACCAACAGGTGGGCGAGGAGCGCGTGCTCAGCGTGATCGACTACAGTCGGCCGTCGACCGAGCGTCGCTTGTGGGTGTTCGATCTGGCGCGGCAGCGATTGTTGTTCCAGGAATGGGTGGCGCACGGGCGCAACACCGGCAACAACCTTGCGGCGAAGTTCTCCAACGACGATGGCAGTTTTCAATCGAGCCTCGGCGCGTTCAGTGCGCAGGAGTCCTATACCGGCCACAACGGCTATTCGTTGCGACTCAACGGACTGGAACCCGGCTTCAACGACCATGCGCGCGACCGCGCAATCGTGATTCACGGTGCGCCATACGTCAGCGAGGCGGTGATTCGCACCAAGGGGCGGCTTGGTCGCAGCCAGGGTTGCCCGGCAGTGCGGCCGGCTGTGGCCAAGCAGTTGATCGATACCTTGCGCGAAGGCGCCTTCGTCTTCGCGTACTACCCGGACCGTTCCTGGCTGCGGCAATCGCGGTTGCTGGGTGGCGGATGTGCCGCGTCGGTGGCGGGTGCGACTGTAGGTGGGCGTTGAGTGGTTGCGTGCAAGGTGTCACACGCAGGTGTCTTGCGATCAGCTTGAAGCCTCGGTGCTTCTGTCGAATCGATAAGCGAGCCGCTGAGCGATACCCGCAGTTCGGGCGGCTTGCGACACGTCGCGAGCGGTGTTGAGCCAAGCGGTCAGCAAAACCCGTGAACGAGGGGCGGCAGGAAATCGTGCTAAACACGGCCACCAATCCCACGTCGCCAGCGCATCAGGTACCGCGACTTTGAACCTGACTGCGAGCCGAGACAGTGATGTCAATTCCCTTGCAGAACTTGCTATCACGTTCGCATTTAATGGGGTGCCGGAGAAATGGCGGTTTTCGCACGATTTCCTACCTGTCCTCAACTTCACCCGTGACCTGGCATATTCCTGTTGATGCACAAGCGCGCTGCGGAGTCTCGAACACAGCGGTATTCGTTTTCGTTCACCATGGTTCGCTCATGCGAGGTTGCACACACCGCTGACGGCTAATCTGGGTACATTCCATTCAGAGAAGCTTGCAATGCCAATGCGCCCCAATTCAATCAGCTCTTCTCATTCTGCCCCTCCCTCGGACGACGACTACAGTTCATCCGATGAGTCTGAGTCATCTCAGAGAACACAGGAGAGCACCGCTCGGTTGAACGCGCAGGCCGATAGCATCTTTGACGATCTTCCCACCCGGCGAGGAAGCAACCCACCACGCCACACGAATTTAACGCATCGCCGCGCTTCGACATTACTAGGCATTTACGAAAATCGAGCAAATGCCAGCGCTATTACGCAAGCGCAATACATGGAAGCCGCAAGTTATTTGCAGCGGCTATCGGTGACGCCAGAAGCAGAAGTCATCAGCGATCTGCAGCCAACGCTTACTCCTGAACAACAGGCCTTGATTGAAAGCAGATTTCCCACAAATCTTTATCAACATCACTTACGCATGGATGGGCAGATCGAAATTACTTCCTATACCGGCCAAGGATCGATGCTCTACGATCCAGACACATCGCAATTTAGTCCATTACACGATGTAGATCAAAGCTTGCGTCCACGTTAAGGAAGATCTGCACAAAGCGCGCTTAGGGGCAGCCGAGTTGCGCAGAAAATTCGAAGCCATTGAAGTAAGCGGACATGAGGGCCTGCAGGGGATTGTGCTGCACGCGGTCACCGATCCCGTGCAGCCAGCGCATCCTGAGAGCGGCTAACAAAAACACTTGGCAGCCGCCAGGTGGGCGTGCCCGGTACTCGGACTCGGCATGGACCACTCTACACTGCGGCTCTAAGTGCGCCTGCCGCGCCCACATGGCGACTGCTTGCTACGTTTATTGGTCACTTTGAATTGAGTGGGGCGGGCTGGCAGCAGC is part of the Xanthomonas fragariae genome and encodes:
- a CDS encoding primosomal replication protein PriB/PriC domain protein, which translates into the protein MKTAQEMLTTYQQAEIAVLQGQSFRFGERMLTRADLAEIRKGHHEWQAAVDRAAGAGRSARWATVDFGGRT
- the thrA gene encoding bifunctional aspartate kinase/homoserine dehydrogenase I; this encodes MSSLAVSFEPAAVLASSTRAVVHKFGGTSVADAERYRHVAQLLLARDETVQVTVVSAMKGVTDALIELAELAAQNRPEWRERWHETRARHRGAAVALLGEQSGPTVEWLDEHFEHLSQILGALAVIGELPREVLDRVQGLGEVYSAQLLGDHFRAIGEDCAVLDARDVLVVNRGELGVDVDWEVSAQRLATWRQTHPQTRVVVTGFVARDRADRMTTLGRNGSDYSGAIFAALFDADELHIWTDVDGVLSADPRVVPEAVQLETLSYDEACELAYFGAKVVHPQTMSPAIERGLPIIIRNTFQPEHPGTRITARSAVSGPIKGLTLSPDLAVLNLEGTGLIGVPGTAERVFAALRTAQVSVVMISQGSSEHSICCVVKQRESECARNALLQTFAHELAVGQVQRVQLTSGVSVLAAVGDGMAGQPGVAARLFESLGRAQVNILAIAQGSSERNISVAIDAAHATKALRAAHAGFWLSPQTFSVGVIGPGNVGAALLDQLRIAQPQLLSKANLDLRLRAMVSRSRMLLDERGLVGNWRDAFASSATATDLERFTAHLLSAHLPHTVIIDCSGSAEVADRYAGWLAAGIHVVTPNKQAGSGSLERYQAIRAAADASGARFRYEATVGAGLPVITTLRDLVDTGDTVTSIEGIFSGTLAWLFNKYDGSVPFAQLVTQARGMGYTEPDPRDDLSGVDVARKLVILAREAGREISLEDVRVESLVPDTLRQASVDDFMARLHEVDAALAQRLADAHARGNVLRYVAQLPPDCAPSVGLVELPADHAFANLRLTDNVVQFTTRRYCENPLVVQGPGAGPEVTAAGVFADLLRVAAGEGARL
- a CDS encoding homoserine kinase, giving the protein MLAPSGAVRQARAFAPASVANVAVGFDLLGYALEGVGDTVTVRRLDAPQVRIAAIRGTTVELPLEAERNTAGTALIALRTALALPFGFELEIDKGIPLSSGMGGSAASCVAALVAANALLDTPLSRDQLYLYALEGEAVASGSRHGDNLGPMLLGGLVLSTLERMVPVPVPETWHSLLVHPDAVLETRRARAALAGDYRLADFVAQSANLGLVLAGCHAGDEALVRSGLRDVLIEPRRAPLIVGFAAVKAAALAAGAMGASISGAGPSVFAWFATRAAAESAAPALQAAFADAGFDSQSWVSALNCPGARLLQ
- the thrC gene encoding threonine synthase gives rise to the protein MIFISTRGGAPAASLSQAIASGLAPDGGLYVPQMLPRARTLEAGACLAKTAATLLQPFFDGDALSAALPAICAEAFDFPAPLVSLSTPGDYALELFHGPTAAFKDFGARFLVACLTRLRRAEDRPLTILVATSGDTGAAVAAAFHRQPGLRVVVLYPDGRVSPRQAHQLGCFGDNIQALRVAGSFDDCQAMVKQALNDAALQTQVPLSSANSISLGRLLPQMSYYAHAALQHHAASGGVLNLVVPTGNLGNGLAAILARALGVPLGRIALASNANHVLPDYFAGNQYTPQPSVATLANAMDVGAPSNFERLRWLYEGDDAALREAFRALSVDDAAIRHTVHQRFARYGEVHCPHTATAVHVLEQLRAEGGEGGTGDWAVAATAHPAKFEGVVEPLIGREVQVPPALAALLQRPAHAETLAPDYAVFRQRLLADAA
- a CDS encoding murein L,D-transpeptidase catalytic domain family protein translates to MSYRVIAVAAAFCGLAAAAAAPAGAADAISASTVSPQSAPRVGLVDALARQAPSLDRQVLALAAGALQCARQYQQVGEERVLSVIDYSRPSTERRLWVFDLARQRLLFQEWVAHGRNTGNNLAAKFSNDDGSFQSSLGAFSAQESYTGHNGYSLRLNGLEPGFNDHARDRAIVIHGAPYVSEAVIRTKGRLGRSQGCPAVRPAVAKQLIDTLREGAFVFAYYPDRSWLRQSRLLGGGCAASVAGATVGGR